The following are encoded together in the Pelagicoccus enzymogenes genome:
- a CDS encoding DUF3015 family protein → MKKLSLLALSAAALSLSTAANARTFAEIYTDCGLGALIAPNNDAVAAVTNVTWDWGTTAISSNVSSPDSCAGGQESTASFIYQSYDAIAADLASGEGKHLTALLEIAGYASEDQAQAAAFLRQDFAEAVASETYNSLTHYQKVEQLYGLVYGSNV, encoded by the coding sequence ATGAAAAAACTATCTCTTCTCGCCCTCTCCGCCGCTGCTCTTTCCCTTTCCACCGCCGCAAACGCTCGCACCTTCGCTGAAATCTACACAGATTGCGGACTCGGCGCCTTGATCGCCCCCAACAACGACGCCGTAGCCGCGGTAACCAACGTGACTTGGGACTGGGGAACAACCGCCATCAGCTCCAACGTAAGCAGCCCAGACAGCTGCGCAGGTGGCCAGGAGTCGACTGCATCCTTCATCTACCAATCCTACGACGCGATTGCAGCTGATCTGGCGAGCGGCGAAGGCAAGCACCTCACAGCGCTTCTCGAAATCGCTGGCTACGCCTCCGAAGACCAAGCTCAAGCCGCCGCGTTCTTGCGCCAAGACTTTGCCGAAGCAGTCGCTTCCGAAACCTACAACAGCTTGACTCACTACCAAAAGGTCGAGCAACTCTACGGTCTGGTTTACGGAAGCAACGTATAA
- a CDS encoding methyl-accepting chemotaxis protein, whose amino-acid sequence MTKNLSISARLFILIGTLSLFVIAISAVSITGSRTIASTVEQVQKAQSLEQAQAQVAELSASASSYSTLSIALLALGLSASGLFAFTSIKAITKPLNEVETTLLAMSQQTGSAAAQVSASSQGLADGSSRQAASIQQTSAALSELSSTTSRNAANASKARNMANETRAAAEDGSEGMHEMFEAMNAIKASSDNIANIIKAIDEIAFQTNILALNAAVEAARAGEAGAGFAVVADEVRNLAQRCAAAAKDTASQIEDSIQRSERGVEISNRVGESFDNILGKARNVNEIVEEISAASQEQTNSISQINTAVSELDRDIQANSATAEETASTSEELSSQAEMLQQTVLDLQRILSGQSQSAAAQSFAAAPRRAACAKKTDWDSFDLSSDRSKDEVLFN is encoded by the coding sequence ATGACCAAAAACCTCTCCATCAGCGCTCGGCTCTTTATCCTAATCGGCACCCTCAGCCTCTTTGTCATAGCCATAAGCGCCGTTAGCATAACGGGTTCCAGAACGATCGCCTCCACCGTCGAGCAAGTCCAGAAGGCCCAGTCTCTCGAACAGGCGCAAGCCCAGGTGGCTGAACTCTCCGCCTCGGCCAGCTCCTACTCTACCCTTTCCATCGCTCTGCTAGCGCTGGGTCTTTCGGCTTCAGGACTCTTCGCCTTCACCTCAATCAAGGCCATTACCAAGCCGCTCAACGAGGTCGAAACCACCCTGCTCGCCATGTCGCAGCAAACCGGCAGCGCCGCCGCCCAAGTCTCCGCCTCGAGCCAAGGCCTCGCCGACGGATCCAGCCGCCAGGCGGCCTCCATCCAACAGACCTCGGCCGCCCTTTCCGAGCTTTCCAGTACGACTTCACGCAACGCCGCCAACGCCTCCAAGGCCCGCAACATGGCGAACGAAACGCGCGCCGCCGCCGAGGACGGTTCCGAGGGCATGCATGAAATGTTCGAGGCGATGAACGCCATCAAGGCTTCCAGCGACAACATCGCCAACATCATCAAGGCCATCGACGAAATCGCCTTCCAAACCAACATCCTAGCGCTTAACGCAGCCGTCGAAGCGGCTCGCGCTGGCGAGGCCGGCGCCGGTTTCGCCGTGGTCGCCGACGAAGTACGCAATCTCGCCCAACGTTGCGCCGCAGCCGCAAAAGACACCGCTTCCCAAATCGAGGATTCCATCCAACGCTCCGAACGCGGGGTGGAAATCTCCAACCGCGTTGGCGAGAGCTTCGACAACATTCTCGGCAAAGCTCGTAACGTAAACGAGATCGTCGAGGAAATTTCCGCAGCCAGCCAAGAGCAGACCAACAGCATCTCCCAAATCAATACCGCCGTCAGCGAGCTCGACCGCGACATCCAAGCAAACTCCGCCACCGCAGAGGAGACGGCCAGCACCTCCGAAGAACTCTCTTCACAAGCCGAGATGCTGCAGCAAACCGTGCTCGACCTGCAACGCATCCTAAGCGGACAAAGCCAGTCGGCCGCCGCGCAAAGCTTCGCCGCCGCGCCCCGCCGGGCCGCCTGCGCAAAAAAGACAGATTGGGACAGCTTCGACCTGAGCTCAGATCGCTCCAAGGACGAAGTCCTCTTCAACTAA
- a CDS encoding DUF4105 domain-containing protein — protein sequence MHQQSPKQSPVFLSLLVLVAALAAASLQASDELLIEQLILDAQDQSLHEQRTWRRLLHFRDGAKKSEIKSEEFFLSAAGKSDPQAELEATLRAYFVSDEEKPNNSARCRFPARYYWLSKYIDLPGYDPRASDCPRFNRWALLDKVDSISLYLVSGYFGNPASTFGHSLLKLNTSDKSGESDFFDLTINFGAMVPEGELIPLYVFRGLTGGYDAGFSDQYYYTQDRVYTRTEFRDIWDYRLNLTEEERTLLILHIWEIIGKKFTYYFLKQNCAYRIADLVDLVVEEPILTNANAWYVPVELFHRIVEIDEKRIQSGQPRLIEQIETIPSNQRNLYHSLAGLSEEERQAVFETIKQKEDTDFSKIKKLGPSGQARALDSLLAYQQYLKAGEGPEASEERKAAIRAILIQRLQLPKSNSANKTKPSLPMTPTQGSRPMLLAAGVGSDSSDDLYFKADWTAFSQDSLSPNSLEGGELVALSASIGWSEEDVFLDSLEFIRVTKLNTPPLSIPGEPKSSWQLRIATDRVDVDGGDALDWNSTFGYGRAWKFGNSTRFRALLHGELHSVGEEFRLLPQIGLSSNWKNVRAELTLGSEWDEAKSAELVWSAQAQYQMKQNQAIRLKTENRHSNRHSLSFVFYW from the coding sequence GTGCACCAGCAGTCTCCCAAGCAATCCCCGGTCTTCCTCTCGCTACTTGTCCTCGTTGCTGCTCTCGCAGCTGCCTCGCTCCAAGCGAGCGACGAGCTGTTGATCGAACAACTAATCCTCGACGCCCAAGACCAATCGCTGCACGAGCAACGCACCTGGCGACGCCTCCTGCACTTCAGAGACGGAGCGAAAAAGAGCGAAATCAAATCGGAGGAGTTTTTCCTCTCGGCTGCAGGAAAGTCCGACCCACAGGCAGAATTGGAAGCAACCCTAAGGGCCTATTTCGTTTCGGACGAGGAGAAGCCAAACAACAGCGCTCGCTGCCGCTTTCCCGCCCGCTACTACTGGCTATCGAAGTACATCGACCTACCCGGCTACGATCCGCGAGCATCCGATTGCCCGCGCTTCAACCGCTGGGCCCTTCTCGATAAAGTCGACTCCATAAGCCTGTACTTGGTCAGTGGATACTTCGGAAATCCCGCATCCACTTTTGGGCATTCGCTTCTCAAGCTAAACACTTCGGACAAGTCAGGAGAATCAGATTTCTTCGATCTGACCATCAATTTCGGGGCGATGGTACCGGAAGGCGAACTCATCCCCCTCTACGTTTTCAGGGGCTTGACAGGAGGATACGACGCCGGTTTTTCGGACCAATACTACTATACGCAAGACAGGGTCTACACCCGCACGGAATTCCGCGACATCTGGGACTATCGATTAAACCTCACCGAAGAGGAACGCACCCTTCTCATCCTGCATATCTGGGAAATAATCGGGAAAAAGTTCACCTACTACTTTCTGAAACAGAATTGCGCCTACCGAATTGCCGACCTGGTCGATCTCGTAGTTGAAGAGCCAATACTGACCAACGCAAATGCGTGGTACGTCCCAGTCGAACTTTTTCATCGCATCGTAGAAATCGACGAAAAACGCATCCAATCAGGTCAACCGCGACTTATCGAACAGATTGAGACGATCCCATCGAACCAACGAAACCTCTACCATTCCTTGGCGGGCTTGAGCGAAGAAGAACGCCAAGCCGTCTTCGAGACCATAAAACAAAAAGAGGACACTGACTTTTCGAAGATAAAAAAACTTGGGCCAAGCGGGCAAGCAAGGGCCTTGGATTCACTCCTCGCCTACCAACAGTACCTTAAAGCGGGTGAAGGCCCCGAAGCCAGCGAAGAACGAAAAGCTGCCATTCGCGCCATCCTCATCCAACGCTTGCAACTTCCCAAATCGAACTCAGCGAACAAGACAAAGCCCTCTCTGCCCATGACCCCAACCCAAGGCAGCCGCCCCATGCTCCTCGCGGCTGGAGTCGGGTCAGACTCTAGCGACGACCTCTATTTCAAGGCTGATTGGACCGCCTTCAGCCAGGACTCCCTTTCGCCCAACTCCCTCGAGGGAGGCGAGCTCGTAGCCCTCAGCGCCAGCATCGGTTGGAGCGAAGAGGACGTCTTCCTCGATAGCTTGGAATTCATTCGCGTTACGAAACTAAACACTCCGCCTCTGAGCATCCCCGGAGAGCCCAAATCCTCATGGCAACTCCGCATCGCCACCGACCGAGTTGATGTGGACGGCGGCGATGCGCTGGATTGGAATTCCACTTTTGGCTACGGCAGGGCATGGAAATTCGGAAATTCGACTCGTTTCAGAGCTCTCCTCCACGGCGAACTCCATAGCGTGGGAGAGGAGTTTCGGCTACTTCCACAGATCGGTTTATCCAGTAATTGGAAGAATGTCCGAGCCGAGCTCACCTTGGGCAGCGAGTGGGACGAAGCCAAGTCAGCCGAGCTTGTCTGGAGCGCTCAAGCCCAATACCAAATGAAGCAAAACCAAGCCATACGCCTGAAGACGGAAAACAGGCACTCCAACCGCCACTCCCTCTCGTTCGTTTTCTACTGGTAA
- a CDS encoding phosphoadenylyl-sulfate reductase: MSAATDIMELKDIDLEKASAVERVRWAAARFGDELIMTTSFGTHSAVMLHLVTSVVPDIPVVFIDTGYLFPETYRFAASLTERLNLNIKKYQAKISAAEQEALYGKLWENGEEGLKKYGLINKVEPMDRAVRELGAKAWLAGLRRSQGATRSERPALQVQNKMTKVYPIIDWDNRKMHEYLTANDLPYHPLWDEGYVSLGDWHSTSKLMPGMVEADTRFGGVKRECGLHELSGQSDFQI; the protein is encoded by the coding sequence ATGAGTGCCGCAACTGATATCATGGAACTGAAGGACATCGACCTGGAAAAGGCCTCGGCGGTGGAACGCGTCCGCTGGGCGGCGGCACGGTTTGGGGACGAGCTAATCATGACCACGAGCTTCGGCACTCACTCTGCGGTGATGTTGCACTTGGTCACGTCGGTGGTCCCGGACATTCCGGTGGTTTTCATCGATACTGGTTACCTGTTCCCCGAGACCTATCGTTTTGCGGCCTCTTTGACGGAGCGCTTGAACCTGAACATAAAGAAGTACCAGGCCAAGATTTCGGCGGCCGAGCAGGAGGCTCTTTACGGCAAGCTTTGGGAAAACGGTGAGGAAGGACTCAAGAAGTACGGTCTCATCAACAAGGTCGAGCCGATGGATCGGGCTGTGCGCGAGTTGGGCGCCAAGGCTTGGTTAGCGGGCTTGCGTCGTTCCCAGGGAGCGACGCGCAGCGAGCGTCCCGCGTTGCAGGTCCAGAACAAGATGACCAAGGTTTACCCGATCATCGACTGGGACAACCGGAAGATGCACGAGTACCTGACCGCCAACGACTTGCCGTACCATCCCTTGTGGGACGAAGGTTATGTCTCATTGGGGGATTGGCACAGCACTTCCAAGTTGATGCCGGGCATGGTGGAAGCGGATACCCGTTTTGGCGGAGTCAAGCGCGAGTGCGGACTGCACGAGCTTTCCGGTCAATCCGACTTCCAGATTTAG
- a CDS encoding alpha/beta hydrolase, whose translation MNRLLKRPSNPLIIPLLLGLLLSGCANQLFYHPDKEDYRSPRQDGYTFEESYFESEDGTKLHTWRIPAIGEEKGSVLHFHGNAQNLSSHYAFVSWLPKNGYTLYLFDYRGYGKSEGVTSRKGLYQDSVAALRYFEKQTEGKTSPRFVIAQSLGAANAIVAIAQTSDLKIDGIVSDSAFSSYQAIASEKLGKSPLKLSLPLLVSSGFDPIDWVDKLDGTPIAFVHGTADKVVSDKHVDLLYAKAKHPKLLWIIEGGQHTNALTTNREIFIPRILRFFDQCTSNDFPENEPEPSPASDS comes from the coding sequence ATGAACCGACTTCTAAAACGCCCCAGCAATCCGCTAATCATCCCCCTCCTCCTCGGTCTGCTCCTGTCCGGCTGCGCCAACCAACTCTTTTACCATCCTGACAAAGAGGATTACCGCTCGCCCAGGCAAGATGGATACACCTTCGAAGAGAGCTACTTCGAATCTGAAGATGGCACAAAACTCCACACTTGGCGCATACCCGCGATCGGAGAGGAAAAAGGCTCTGTGCTTCATTTCCATGGAAACGCCCAAAACCTAAGCTCCCATTACGCCTTCGTCTCTTGGTTACCAAAAAACGGATACACCCTCTACTTGTTTGACTACAGAGGCTACGGTAAGTCTGAGGGTGTCACCTCAAGAAAAGGTCTCTACCAAGATTCTGTCGCCGCCCTTCGATACTTCGAAAAGCAAACAGAGGGAAAAACAAGTCCACGATTCGTAATCGCCCAAAGCCTAGGAGCCGCGAACGCGATCGTTGCCATCGCCCAAACGAGCGATCTCAAGATCGATGGAATCGTATCCGATTCCGCATTTTCATCCTACCAGGCAATCGCATCCGAAAAGCTGGGCAAATCCCCTCTAAAGCTCAGCCTTCCATTGCTCGTTAGCTCTGGATTCGACCCGATCGACTGGGTCGACAAACTCGATGGAACGCCTATCGCCTTCGTCCACGGAACCGCCGACAAAGTCGTTTCAGACAAACATGTCGACCTCCTCTACGCAAAAGCGAAGCACCCGAAACTCCTCTGGATCATTGAGGGCGGGCAGCACACCAATGCGCTCACGACGAACCGAGAAATCTTCATCCCGCGCATTCTTCGCTTCTTCGATCAGTGCACCTCAAACGATTTCCCGGAAAACGAACCTGAGCCATCGCCCGCCTCAGACAGCTGA
- the rpmB gene encoding 50S ribosomal protein L28, whose amino-acid sequence MARICAITGKRPTTGSIIHRKGQSKKSGGIGTHVTKTTKRKFRPNVQRVKVRLASGQVKRMWVSVKAIKAGLVEKA is encoded by the coding sequence ATGGCAAGAATCTGCGCAATCACAGGCAAACGTCCAACTACTGGCTCTATCATCCACCGCAAAGGTCAGTCCAAGAAGAGCGGCGGCATCGGCACGCACGTAACCAAGACTACCAAGCGTAAGTTCCGTCCAAACGTGCAGCGCGTGAAGGTTCGCCTCGCGTCCGGCCAAGTAAAGCGCATGTGGGTAAGCGTGAAGGCGATCAAGGCCGGTCTCGTTGAAAAGGCGTAA